The genomic segment GCTCATCCCGGCGAAAGCCGGGATCTGTCGCCAACTGCCTGAGATCCCGGCTTTCGCCGGGATGAGCGGAGAGGAATGCCGATTCAACCTGACCGCAATCTGTTCTAGCCGGCCACGCGCTCGTGGATGAGCATGGCTCCGGCGAGATCCTCGAGCGCGGCACCGACCGACTTGAAGACCGTGATCTCCTCCTCGCTCTCGCGGCCACGCGAACGGCCAGCCACGAGATCGAACAGATCCGCGCGGATCCGGTCCTCGCTGAGCGCGCCGGAGCGGACCGCCTGCACGATATCGCCGGCCTCCGACAGCGCCCCCTCGCGCGTGTCGACGAAGACCGAGCCGCGCCGCATCGCCTCGTCGTCGCTCTCGCGCAGCTCCGGCTTGAACGCGCCGACGAGATCGAGATGGGCGCCGGGCTTCAGCCATGCGCCCTCCACCAGCGGACGGTCGGACATGGTCGCGCAGGACACGATGTCGGCCTCGCCCACGGCGGCGGCGAGATCGCCGCACATCTGCGCCTCGAAGCCCTCCCGGCCGAGTTCGGCGGCGAGTTCGGCCGCCTTCTCCCGCGTGCGGTTCCACACCGAGACCCGCCGGATCGGGCGGACGGCGGCATGGGCGCGCACGAGATGGCCGGCAAGGGCGCCCGCGCCCACCATGACCATGGTGTCGGCGTCCTTGCGGGCGAGATAGTCGGCGGCGAGCGCGGAGGCGCAGGAGGTGCGCCGCACGGTCAGTTCCACCCCGTCGATGATCGCGACCGGCGCGCCGGTCTCGCCCGAGATCAGGAAATAGGAACCCTGGATGCTCGGCCGTCCGGCGGCGGGATTGTCGGGGAACACGGTGAGCACCTTGAGGCCGATGAAGCCGTCGCCGGCCGCGGCGTCGGAGAAGTCCGACCAGGCGGGCATGAGCAGCAGCGTTGCCTCCGGGTGGCCCGCGCGCTCGACCCCGTGATGATGGCGCAGCGGCGCCACGATCCCGCTCGCGAACCCCTTGCGCAACGCCTCCACCATGTCGCCATAGCTGACATGGCGGCGGATTTCCTCTGCCGAAATGACCTGCATGCTTCCCCTTCGGATGGCTGTGGCCGCCTGGACCGGACCGGATGACGGGCTCCTGCCGCACGCGCGGCGGGGCCGCTGCGGCCTAGTCGCGGGATGTGAGTGAGTGGCCGGAGGCCTCGCCGGCATGGCGGCCGGAGCCCTGCCCGGACTTGAGCGTGCGGACCTCCGCCTCCGCGCGGCGCGCGGCCTTGCGCCACTTGCCCTGGGCGAACCAGGCACTCGCCCCGCCGATCAGCATGCCGAGCACGATGGAGGCCAGCAGCAGCGCATAGAGCGGCAGCGAGACGGAGAACCACGGATCGGTCGTGGAAAAGGGATCGAGCGAGAAGGTCACCCATTCCCTGTTGGCCACCGCCACCACGATGATGATCAGCGCGGCGGGAACGCCGACGATCCAGGACACTGTTCGCTTCACGGGCCTGCTCTCCGGATAGGCGTGGTCGATATGCCGGACGCGCGGGCGAGCGCCCCGGCCGCTCCGTCAAACGGTTGGAGCCGATCGGCGGCGATGCGCCCGGCCAACCCCTGCGGGCACATTAAAGCAATGTCCATCGGGTTTGAAGCGGCAGCGTTTCGGGGCGAAACCCATGGAGGCAAGATATCGGGGGAGATGGCCGGAGCGCCCCGGCCGGCATGGGAAAGTCCGAAATCAGTCGGCGCCGTTCAGCCGCTCGCGCAGCTCCTTGCCGGTCTTGAAATAGGGCACGCGCTTGGCGTCCACCTCGACGGGCTCGCCCGTGCGCGGATTGCGCCCGACGCGCGCGTCGCGCTCCTTGATGGAGAACGCGCCGAAGCCCCTGAGCTCGACACGGTCGCCATCGGCGAGCGCGGTGCCGATCTCGTCGAGAATGGTGTTGATGATCCGTTCGACGTCACGCTGGTAGAGGTGTGGGTTCTGCTCAGCGATCCGCTGGATCAGCTCCGATTTGATCATTCCCCCCTCCACCGTCATCCGATTGTCCCCGGAATCGCTAACGGATACCCGCAAAGATTTAGTCGGGAGCCTGCCAAACCGATATCAGGCCGTCAAGACTAAGTCGTTCTGCACGAAGTGTTTTTCCCGTGGATGCAATCAAATTTGCCACACCCGGAAGACCGGCGCTGCGGGCAAGCCAGGCCAGCCCCAGAGGCACGAGGCTCAGCTCGTCGTCCTCCTCGACCTTCCAGTCCACCGCCTGGAGGTCCTTGGAGATGCCGCGCTCGGCCTCCAGCCAGTCGCGCGCCTGAGCCTCCCCGCCGATCTCGTCGATCAACTTCTCCTTCAGCGCCTGACGCCCGGAATAGACCCGGCCGTCGGCGAGCCGGCGCGCGGTCGCCGCGTCGAAGGGCCTGCGCTCGGCGACCAGCCCCACGAACCAGTCATAGGCGTCGTCGACCATGCCCTGGGTGACGGCGCGCGCCGCGTCGGTGGTCGGCTCGAAGGGCGACGGCACGGCCTTGAGCGGCCCGCTCTTCACCGATTCGACCGTCACGCCCAGCGAGGTGAGGAGGTCCTCCACCTGCGCCCACTGGAAGATGACGCCGATCGAGCCCGTGGTCGTGTTGCCGCGCGCCACGATATGGTCGCCCGCCACGGCGACGAGATAGCCGCCGGAGGCCGCGACCGTCCCCATGACGGCGACGACCGGCTTGTCGGCGGCGATCTTGCGGATCTTGCCGTAGAGCGCCTCCGCCCCGACGGTCGTGCCGCCCGGACTGTCGATGCGCAGGATGACCGCCTTCACCTGCTCGGCTTCGGCAATCTCGTCGAGCAGCTCCTGCTGCTTCTCGTCATTGACGATGATGCCCGTGATGTCGACACGGGCGACATGGCTGGCGAAGCGGTCGAAATAGCCCGCTCCGAGACTGGTCAGGCCCGCCGTCACCAGCACCGCCAGAATGGCGATGACGGCGACGAACCGCCAAAGGGAAAGCCGCCGTTTCAGGCGGCGGCGGGCGGCAAGCGCGTCGGCGTCGAGTACCATGGCAGCCTCTGAAGGGTCCGGCGGCCGGAGGGGCCGCCGGACGTCCGGTCAAGCGCGGTTACTTCGTGTCGTCGGTGTCGTCGGTCTCGTCGGCGTCGTCGTCCCCGGCCTCCTGCTGGGCCTTGGACAGGGCGGCACCGAGGATGTCGCCGAGCGAGGCGCCGGAGTCGGTGGAGCCGTACTGGGCGACCGCGGCCTTCTCCTCGGCGATCTCGAGCGCCTTGATGGAGACCGAGATCTTCCGGCTGGACTTGTCGAACTGGGTCACCCGGGCGTCGAACTTGTCACCCACCGCGAAGCGCTCGGGGCGCTGCTCGGAGCGCTCGCGCGACAGGTCGGCACGGCGCACGAAGGTGGTGAAGTCGCTGTCGGCGATCTTCACGTCGAGGCCGCTGTCCTTGACGCCGACCACCTCGCAGGTGACCACGCCGCCCTTCTTCAGGCCGCGCAGGCTGTCGATCGGGTCGCCGGCAAGCTGCTTGATGCCGAGGCTGATGCGCTCCTTGTCGACATCGACGTCGAGCACCACCGCACGGGCCGTCTCGCCCTTCTGGTACTCCTGGATGACCTCCTCGCCCGGACGGTTCCAGTCGAGATCGGAGAGGTGGACCATGCCGTCGACATCGCCGTCCAGACCGATGAACAGGCCGAACTCGGTGATGTTCTTGATCTCGCCCTCGACCTCGGTGCCCTGGGGATACTTGGCCGCGAAGGCCTCCCACGGGTTCTCCAGGCACTGCTTGAGGCCCAGCGAGATGCGCCGCTTCTGCGGGTCGACCTCGAGCACCATGACCTCGACCTCCTGGCTCGTGGACAGGATCTTGCCGGGGTGCACGTTCTTCTTGGTCCAGCTCATCTCGGAGACGTGGACGAGGCCTTCCACACCTTCCTCCAGCTCCACGAAGGCGCCGTAGTCGGTGATGTTGGTGACCGTGCCCTTGACCCGCATGCCGACGGGATACTTCTCCTCCACGCCTTCCCACGGATCCTTCTCCAGCTGCTTCATGCCGAGGCTGATGCGCTGGGTCTCCGGATTGATCTTGATGATCTGCACCTTGACGGTCTGGCCGACGGAGAGGACGTCGGTCGGGTGGCCGACGCGCTTCCAGGCGATGTCGGTGACATGCAGCAGCCCGTCGATGCCGCCGAGATCAACGAAGGCGCCATAGTCGGTGATGTTCTTGACCAGGCCCTCCACGACCTGGCCTTCCGCCAGGCTCTGGACCAGCTCGGAGCGCTGCTCCGCACGGGTCTCCTCCAGCACGGCGCGGCGCGACACGACGATGTTGCCGCGGCGCTTGTCCATCTTGAGGATCTGGAAGGGCTGGGGAATGTTGAGCAGCGGGCCGACATCGCGGATCGGGCGGATATCGACCTGGCTGCCCGGCAGGAACGCCACCGCGCCGCCGAGATCGACGGTGAAGCCGCCCTTCACGCGGCCGAAGATCTGGCCTTCCACGCGCTCGTTCTTCTCGAACGACTTCTCCAGGCGCTGCCAGGCTTCCTCGCGGCGCGCCTTCTCGCGCGACAGGACGGCCTCGCCGAGCGCGTTCTCCACACGCTCCAGATAGACCTCGACCTCGTCGCCGACGTGAATGTCCTGTTCGTTGCCCGGGACCTGGAACTCGCGGAGCGGCACGCGCCCCTCGGTCTTCAGGCCCACATCGATCACCGCCAGGTCGTTCTCGACCGAGATGACCTTGCCCTTGACGACGGAGCCTTCGGCGATATCGTGATCGTGAAAGCTCTCCTGGAGGAGCTGGGCGAACTCCTCGCGCGTCGGGTTAAGTGTACCGGCAGTTGCGTCAGACATTAAAGCCTCTTTCAGTCAAATGCGGCTGGCCCACGGCTATGTCCGCAGGACATCCCGCCCCATGGTCCGCGTTCCGCGCGGCACCGCATGGCGGCAGGCAACCTCACTTCCGTCTCCGAATATCCTAGCGGGGATATGGAAACACTCAAGATCAACCCGCATGCAGGCGAAACCGCTTCCTGCATTGCGGGCCATATCGATCGGCGAATTGAAATCCAGCAGGGGACCGGATCCGCCGGTCCGGGCTGCTCGGGGAGGCCGGTGGCCGCTAGGGCCGCACACCTCCCGTTTCCCGATAGCTGTCGACAATGCCGACAGCGGCGCGAAACGCGGCTTCTATATCCAAATTCGAGGTGTCGAGCAAGTATGCGTCGTCGGCCTGGCGCAATGGCGCGTGCGTCCGGTTGCGGTCGCGGGCGTCGCGCTCGACCAGATCGCGCAGCACCGCATCGTAGCCAACCGCCTCGCCGGCGGCCTCCAGCTCCTTGCAGCGGCGCATGGCGCGCACCTCGTCGCTGGCGGTGACGAACAGCTTCACCTCCGCGTCCGGGCACACCACCGTCGCGATATCGCGCCCGTCGAGCACCGCGCCGGGCGGGGTGTGGGCGAACCGGCGCTGGCGGTCGAGAATGGCCTCGCGCACCGCCGGCATGGCGGCAACGACGGAGGCCGCCCGTCCGACATCGGAGCCGCGCAGCGCGGGGTCCTCGGTGTCCGCCATGTCGAGCGCGTGGGCCGCCGCGACGGCCGCCGCCTCGTCGGCGGGGTCGCCGCCCGCGCGCAGCACGGCGAGCGCGACGGCGCGATAGAGCGATCCGGTATCCAGATAGGCCAGGCCGTAATGGGCCGCAAGGCGCCGGGCGAGCGTTCCCTTGCCGGACGCCGCGGGACCGTCGACCGCGATGATCATGCCGCGTCCCTCGGCTCGCCGAGGCGCGCGCCGAGACCGGTCATGAGATCGGTGAAGGCGGGGAAGCTCGTGGCGATCATGGTGCCGTCGTCGACGGTGACGGGGGCGCGCGCGGCAAGCCCCAGCACGAGGAAGGCCATGGCGATGCGATGGTCCATATGGGTCTCCACCACCCCGCCGCCGGGCGGCGTGCCCATGCCCTCCACGACGAGGCTGTCCTCGCCGGCCTCCACCGTGACGCCGTTGGCCCGAAGCCCCGCCGCGACCGCGGCCAGCCGGTCGCTCTCCTTCACCCTGAGCTCGGCGAGCCCGGCCATCTCGGTGCGCCCCTCCGCGCAGGCGGCGGCGACCGCCAGCACGGGATACTCGTCGATCATCGAGGGCGCGCGCTCGGCCGGGACGCGCACGCCCCGGAGCCTGCTGGAGCGCACGACGAGATCGCCGACCGGCTCGCCGCCGGATTGGCGTTCGTTCGCGATCTCGATGTCGCCGCCCATCTCGATCAGCGTATCGACGAGTCCGCGGCGCGTCGGGTTGAGCAGAACGTTCTCCAGAACGATCTCGGAGCCTTCCGTGATCAGCGCGGCGACCAGCGGGAAGGCCGCCGAGCTCGGATCGGCGGGCACGGTGACCGGCTGGGGCTTAAGCTCGGCGAAGCCCGTGACGGCGATGCGCCGCCCGCCGCCCTCCTCCGCGACCTCCAGAGCCGCGCCGAAGGCCTTCAGCATGCGCTCGGTGTGGTCGCGCGTGGCCACCGGCTCCACGACCGTGGTGCGCCCCGGCGTGTTGAGGGCGGCCAGCAGGATCGCCGACTTGACCTGCGCGGAGGCCACCGGCAGCTCGTATGCGATGGGAACGGCTGCGCGCGCGCCCGTGACGAGGAGCGGCAGGCGGTCGCCATTCGTGCCGGAAAACCGTGCGCCCATCTGCTCCAGCGGCGCGGTGACCCGCGCCATGGGCCGGGTCTGCAGCGAGGCGTCGCCGGTGAATGTCGCGGCGATCGGCGTCGTCGCGACGAGGCCGAGGCAAAGCCGCGCGCCGGTCCCGGAATTGCCGAAGTCGAGCGGTCCGGCCGGCTGCGAGAACCCGCCGACACCGACGCCGTCGACATGCCATATGCCGTCGGCCGTGCGCTCGATATGCGCGCCGAGCGCGGCCATGGCGTGAGCCGTCGCCAACACGTCCTCGCCCTCGAGCAGCCCCGCAATGCGGGTTTCCCCGACGGCCAGCGCGCCGATCATGAGCGCGCGATGCGAGATGGACTTGTCTCCCGGCACCCGGACACGGCCGCTCAGGCCCCGCGATGCGCGGGCCACCATCGGTTTCTTGACCTCTTGGGACACCCGTTGACCATCCTGTCAGAGACACTTCCGTTTCGGGTCCGCCTCCTATCACAGCGCACCGGCCAAGTCACGCGCGTGACAATTGGGTTTTGACAGCGGATCATCACCGTGGCATGGGAAGCGCCGAATTCCAGATCAATCGCGAGGGTCTACCCGTGGTCAAACCGGAGCTTGGCACCAAACGCGTCTGCTCGAACTGCTCGGCGCGTTTCTACGATTTGAACAAGGATCCAATCGTGTGCCCGAAATGCGGCTACAGCTTCGTCGCCGAGACGTTGCTGCCGTCGAAGATGGATCAGCAGCAGCCCGCCGCGGCGCCTGCTCCCCGCAAGGCCGCCGAGGAGGAGACCACCGAGGAGGATGCCAATCTGGTGAGCCTCGACGAGGTCGAGGCCGACGAGGAGGCCGCCGCCGGCGACGACAATAGCGACGACATCGACGAGGTCGCCATCGATGACGGCGACACCATCAAGAGCGACGACGACACCTTCCTGGAGGAAGACGAGGAAGACGGCTCCGACGTGTCGGGCATCATCGGCGGGGGCGTGTCGGACGACGAGGACGACACCTGAGGCCGCGGGATCGCGGGCCGCAAACGGCACCGGACGACGGCCCGTCGAAAAGTCGAAAACTTATGCTTGATCATTGCGCGGCGCAGCCTTAAACATGCGTCGCGAGATCGGCACCGGGTCCCAACGAAACCGCCCGGCGCCTGCGATCTGCGAGACGTGTGGGGCCATAGCTCAGTTGGGAGAGCGCTTGAATGGCATTCAAGAGGTCGGCGGTTCGATTCCGCCTGGCTCCACCAATTTCCCCGCGGCGCGTGCCACATAGATCTTCCTTTCCAGGCACAGAAGATTCCTTTGAGGTCGAACCGGACCTTTGTGGATCGCGCGTCGAAGGTTGGCTGCGCCCCCTTCTTGCGAAGGCGCGGGAACACAACCAAGTAAACGCCATTGCAGCATAGGAGATGCACTCGACATGGACATGACCATCGCCGCCTCCGCCCCACCGGTTTCGCTGCGAGAAGTCCTGTCCCATGCCTGCATCCGTTTCCCTTTCCGGCCTGTCCTGGTTCACGCCTGACGGCACACCGCTTTTCTCCGATCTCAACCTGACCTTCGGCCCTGAGCGCACCGGTATCGTTGGACGAAACGGCACCGGCAAAAGCACGCTCCTGCACCTGATCGCGGGCCATCTGAGCCCGATGTCGGGGCAGATCGGTGCGGCTGGGTCCATTGCCATGATGCGCCAGGATACCATGGAGCATCCCGACGAGACCGTAGCCGATCTTTTCGCAGTGCGAGGGGCGCTCGACCTGCTCGACCGCGCCGAGGCGGGCGAGGCCACGGTCGATGATCTGGCCGAAGCCGACTGGACGCTGCCCGCCCGGATTGACGCCGTGCTTGCCAGATGTGGCTTGTCGGCCGAGCCGCAGACCCTGCTTGCCACGCTTTCCGGCGGACAGCGCACCAGGGCGGCCCTGGCCGCGCTGATCTTGGCAGAGGCCGATTTCCTGCTGCTGGATGAGCCGACAAACAACCTCGACCGGGACGGACGCAGGGCCGTGATCGATCTCATCGGCACCTGGAAGGGCGGCGCGATCGTCGCGAGCCACGACCGGGGGCTTCTGGAGGAAATGGACGCCATCGTCGAACTCACGTCGCTTGGCGCGACCCGATATGGTGGCAACTACACCGCCTTTCGGCAGCAAAAGAATACCGAGCTGGAGGCAGCGACGCGCGACTTGAACCATGCCGAAAAGACCCGCACCGAGGCCGCACGTCGTGCACAGCAGGCGGTCGAGCGCAAGGCCCGCAAGGACAGTGCCGGACGCAAGGCACGGGCGAAAGGCGATCAACCGAAAGCCCTCATGGATGCTGCCAAGGATCGAGCCGAAGCGTCGCGCGGCGCGGGTGCCCATCTGCGCGAAGCCCGGCGCGATGCGGCAGAGGAGACACTTGCGGCCGCACGCGAAAAGGTCGAGATATTGGAGCCCCTTCGCATGGAGATCGCACCGACCGGCCTCCCCCTCGGAAAAACCGTTCTGCGGCTGGATCATGTGACGGGCGGGCACGATCCGGACTGCCCGACGATCCGCGATCTGTCACTGACCGTCACCGGCCCCGAGCGGATCGTCATCGCCGGCCCGAACGGCAGTGGAAAGACCACGCTTCTCAAGCTGATCACCGGTCAGCTCACATCCCAGCGGGGACAGGTGGACCGCTCCGTCGCATTCGCAATGCTGGATCAGCATGTCGGCTTGCTCGATACCGAGCTGAGCCTGCGCGAGAATGTCCTGAGGGCGTACCCTGCCATGACTACGCATACGGCCCATGCGGCTTTGGCACGCTTCGGGTTCCGCGCGGATGACGCCCTGCGCCTCGCGGGCAATCTGAGCGGGGGCGAGCGGCTGCGCGGTGGTCTGGCCTGCGCCCTTGGCGGCACTCCGCCACCCGCATTGCTGATTCTGGACGAGCCGACCAACCACCTTGATCTTGACGGCATCGAAGCCTTGGAAGCGGCGCTGACGGCTTATGATGGAGCGGTCCTGGTCGTGAGCCACGATCAGACGTTCCTCAAATCGCTCAAACCGGACAGGGTTGTTCAACTATAGCAATGACGGCTTTGTCTTCGCCGAACCGTCGCCGCGAACGGCCGCATAGACCGGGTGAAAGGCTATCGGCCGATTCAGGAAAGGCCTGCGCGTTTCAGTGACCTACTCTATGGAAAATGAGCACCCTGGATGGCGCTGACAGGACGAGCTGAGCGACATGGGCCACCCCGGCAATCCTGCCAGATATCCGGAACGGCCCGCGCAATGCGCGACGGGTCGGTTCGCATGGACCCCGAAACCGGCGGTCCGCCTCTTCTCATGTCTTGAATGCAGGGGCGTGCAGGCCATATTAATGGCATCCGTGTGCGATGGTGCCGACTATGGGCCATCGGCGGGTTCGGGGCCGATGGGGCCCGTCCGCCGGACACGGATGTCGAGAAGCTGCTTTACAAGGGCTTTGCACATGTCTCGCGTGTCTGTTTTCTCGAGCCCGCTGCTTGTGGGCTTCGACGAGGTGGAGCGGATGCTGGACCGGGTCTCCAAGACGTCCGGAGACGGCTATCCGCCGTACAATATCGAGCGTCTGCCGGCGGAAGACGGCGCGGCCGAGCGCCTTCGCATCACGCTCGCGGTCGCGGGGTTCCGCCGCGAGGAGCTCGAGATCATCCTGGAAGACAACCAGCTCGTCATTCGCGGCAAGCAGGCGGAGGAGGCCGACAAGGCCTATCTGCACCGCGGCATCGCCGCCCGCCAGTTCCAGCGCGCCTTTGTCCTCGCGGAAGGCATGGACGTCGTCGACGCCTCGCTCGACAACGGGCTTCTGTCGATCGACCTGGAGCGGCCGGAACCGGAGCGCGTGGTCCGCAAGATCGCGATCAACGGGCTGGATAGCTGACCATGCCGGACGACGAGACATATGCCCGACGGCCACAAACCGGTGGCGCGGGCACGACGGTGGCGCCCCGGGCGCGGCCGTTTCTCAGAAGGAGTTTGTGATGAGTGTCGTTCTGAGTAGAGAGAATGCGATCATGAGCACGACGGAGCTCGCCTCGCTGGGCGGCGGCGAGATCGGCTATGTGCGCGAGATCGAGATCGACAAGGCCGCGGAGCTGCTCGGCTCCTCGGTGGACGTTCCCGCCGACACCACATTGTTCGCGCTCTATTCCGCAGATGGCACGCCCATGGCCATCGCCGACAGCCGCGAAGGGGCGCTCGCCAACGCGTTCGAGCACGATCTGGAAGCCATTTCCGTTCACTGACACCGGCTTGCGGCCCGACAGAGAGCCGCCGCCGCCCCCTCCTCCCCGATGGCCGGGACCGGTGCGCCAGCGCCCGGCCGGACCGCATCGCCGCATCCGACAAGACAACACCCCTGGGCCGCGACCGGCTCAGGGGTGTTCGTTCAGTCCGGCAGGCCGGGTGGGGGAGCGGGCCGGTGCCGCAGAATCAGACAGGAGACGCCCTTCAGGCGGCGTGCGAGGCCGAGGCGGCGGGCTCTGTGAGGATGGAATAGAGCGCGCCTGCGCTGTCCGATCCCCTGAGCTTGGCCACGATGGCGGGATCGCGCAGCAGGCGCGAGATCCGGGCCAGCGCCTTGAGATGGTCCGCGCCGGCGCTTTCCGGCGCCAGGAGCAGGAAGACCAGATCGACGGGCTGGTCGTCCACCGCGTCGAACTCGATGGGATGGGCAAGCCGCGCGAAGACGCCATAGAGGCGGTCGAGGCCGGCGAACTTGCCGTGCGGAATGGCGATTCCCTGCCCGAGGCCGGTCGATCCGAGGC from the Kaustia mangrovi genome contains:
- the sppA gene encoding signal peptide peptidase SppA, which encodes MVLDADALAARRRLKRRLSLWRFVAVIAILAVLVTAGLTSLGAGYFDRFASHVARVDITGIIVNDEKQQELLDEIAEAEQVKAVILRIDSPGGTTVGAEALYGKIRKIAADKPVVAVMGTVAASGGYLVAVAGDHIVARGNTTTGSIGVIFQWAQVEDLLTSLGVTVESVKSGPLKAVPSPFEPTTDAARAVTQGMVDDAYDWFVGLVAERRPFDAATARRLADGRVYSGRQALKEKLIDEIGGEAQARDWLEAERGISKDLQAVDWKVEEDDELSLVPLGLAWLARSAGLPGVANLIASTGKTLRAERLSLDGLISVWQAPD
- a CDS encoding Hsp20 family protein; the protein is MSRVSVFSSPLLVGFDEVERMLDRVSKTSGDGYPPYNIERLPAEDGAAERLRITLAVAGFRREELEIILEDNQLVIRGKQAEEADKAYLHRGIAARQFQRAFVLAEGMDVVDASLDNGLLSIDLERPEPERVVRKIAINGLDS
- a CDS encoding lipopolysaccharide assembly protein LapA domain-containing protein → MKRTVSWIVGVPAALIIIVVAVANREWVTFSLDPFSTTDPWFSVSLPLYALLLASIVLGMLIGGASAWFAQGKWRKAARRAEAEVRTLKSGQGSGRHAGEASGHSLTSRD
- a CDS encoding ornithine cyclodeaminase family protein, with the protein product MQVISAEEIRRHVSYGDMVEALRKGFASGIVAPLRHHHGVERAGHPEATLLLMPAWSDFSDAAAGDGFIGLKVLTVFPDNPAAGRPSIQGSYFLISGETGAPVAIIDGVELTVRRTSCASALAADYLARKDADTMVMVGAGALAGHLVRAHAAVRPIRRVSVWNRTREKAAELAAELGREGFEAQMCGDLAAAVGEADIVSCATMSDRPLVEGAWLKPGAHLDLVGAFKPELRESDDEAMRRGSVFVDTREGALSEAGDIVQAVRSGALSEDRIRADLFDLVAGRSRGRESEEEITVFKSVGAALEDLAGAMLIHERVAG
- a CDS encoding ABC-F family ATP-binding cassette domain-containing protein, translated to MPASVSLSGLSWFTPDGTPLFSDLNLTFGPERTGIVGRNGTGKSTLLHLIAGHLSPMSGQIGAAGSIAMMRQDTMEHPDETVADLFAVRGALDLLDRAEAGEATVDDLAEADWTLPARIDAVLARCGLSAEPQTLLATLSGGQRTRAALAALILAEADFLLLDEPTNNLDRDGRRAVIDLIGTWKGGAIVASHDRGLLEEMDAIVELTSLGATRYGGNYTAFRQQKNTELEAATRDLNHAEKTRTEAARRAQQAVERKARKDSAGRKARAKGDQPKALMDAAKDRAEASRGAGAHLREARRDAAEETLAAAREKVEILEPLRMEIAPTGLPLGKTVLRLDHVTGGHDPDCPTIRDLSLTVTGPERIVIAGPNGSGKTTLLKLITGQLTSQRGQVDRSVAFAMLDQHVGLLDTELSLRENVLRAYPAMTTHTAHAALARFGFRADDALRLAGNLSGGERLRGGLACALGGTPPPALLILDEPTNHLDLDGIEALEAALTAYDGAVLVVSHDQTFLKSLKPDRVVQL
- a CDS encoding DUF1150 family protein; translated protein: MSVVLSRENAIMSTTELASLGGGEIGYVREIEIDKAAELLGSSVDVPADTTLFALYSADGTPMAIADSREGALANAFEHDLEAISVH
- the rpsA gene encoding 30S ribosomal protein S1; translation: MSDATAGTLNPTREEFAQLLQESFHDHDIAEGSVVKGKVISVENDLAVIDVGLKTEGRVPLREFQVPGNEQDIHVGDEVEVYLERVENALGEAVLSREKARREEAWQRLEKSFEKNERVEGQIFGRVKGGFTVDLGGAVAFLPGSQVDIRPIRDVGPLLNIPQPFQILKMDKRRGNIVVSRRAVLEETRAEQRSELVQSLAEGQVVEGLVKNITDYGAFVDLGGIDGLLHVTDIAWKRVGHPTDVLSVGQTVKVQIIKINPETQRISLGMKQLEKDPWEGVEEKYPVGMRVKGTVTNITDYGAFVELEEGVEGLVHVSEMSWTKKNVHPGKILSTSQEVEVMVLEVDPQKRRISLGLKQCLENPWEAFAAKYPQGTEVEGEIKNITEFGLFIGLDGDVDGMVHLSDLDWNRPGEEVIQEYQKGETARAVVLDVDVDKERISLGIKQLAGDPIDSLRGLKKGGVVTCEVVGVKDSGLDVKIADSDFTTFVRRADLSRERSEQRPERFAVGDKFDARVTQFDKSSRKISVSIKALEIAEEKAAVAQYGSTDSGASLGDILGAALSKAQQEAGDDDADETDDTDDTK
- the ihfB gene encoding integration host factor subunit beta encodes the protein MIKSELIQRIAEQNPHLYQRDVERIINTILDEIGTALADGDRVELRGFGAFSIKERDARVGRNPRTGEPVEVDAKRVPYFKTGKELRERLNGAD
- the aroA gene encoding 3-phosphoshikimate 1-carboxyvinyltransferase; the encoded protein is MVARASRGLSGRVRVPGDKSISHRALMIGALAVGETRIAGLLEGEDVLATAHAMAALGAHIERTADGIWHVDGVGVGGFSQPAGPLDFGNSGTGARLCLGLVATTPIAATFTGDASLQTRPMARVTAPLEQMGARFSGTNGDRLPLLVTGARAAVPIAYELPVASAQVKSAILLAALNTPGRTTVVEPVATRDHTERMLKAFGAALEVAEEGGGRRIAVTGFAELKPQPVTVPADPSSAAFPLVAALITEGSEIVLENVLLNPTRRGLVDTLIEMGGDIEIANERQSGGEPVGDLVVRSSRLRGVRVPAERAPSMIDEYPVLAVAAACAEGRTEMAGLAELRVKESDRLAAVAAGLRANGVTVEAGEDSLVVEGMGTPPGGGVVETHMDHRIAMAFLVLGLAARAPVTVDDGTMIATSFPAFTDLMTGLGARLGEPRDAA
- a CDS encoding TIGR02300 family protein, yielding MGSAEFQINREGLPVVKPELGTKRVCSNCSARFYDLNKDPIVCPKCGYSFVAETLLPSKMDQQQPAAAPAPRKAAEEETTEEDANLVSLDEVEADEEAAAGDDNSDDIDEVAIDDGDTIKSDDDTFLEEDEEDGSDVSGIIGGGVSDDEDDT
- the ptsN gene encoding PTS IIA-like nitrogen regulatory protein PtsN, which codes for MVQLSDILPADGIVPSLKASSKKQALQELSQLAGRLADLDTRTVFETLLQRERLGSTGLGQGIAIPHGKFAGLDRLYGVFARLAHPIEFDAVDDQPVDLVFLLLAPESAGADHLKALARISRLLRDPAIVAKLRGSDSAGALYSILTEPAASASHAA
- the cmk gene encoding (d)CMP kinase, with product MIIAVDGPAASGKGTLARRLAAHYGLAYLDTGSLYRAVALAVLRAGGDPADEAAAVAAAHALDMADTEDPALRGSDVGRAASVVAAMPAVREAILDRQRRFAHTPPGAVLDGRDIATVVCPDAEVKLFVTASDEVRAMRRCKELEAAGEAVGYDAVLRDLVERDARDRNRTHAPLRQADDAYLLDTSNLDIEAAFRAAVGIVDSYRETGGVRP